In Zygosaccharomyces rouxii strain CBS732 chromosome F complete sequence, a single window of DNA contains:
- the ATG5 gene encoding Atg5p (similar to uniprot|Q12380 Saccharomyces cerevisiae YPL149W ATG5 Conserved autophagy-related protein that undergoes conjugation with Atg12p and then associates with Atg16p to form a cytosolic complex essential for autophagosome formation) — MCVNALPREKAGTTMNMDQIRELVWSGAINVQINVKQSLLLNEVSHKESLVNVRIPRDTYLVLYLPAIVSHLRNSLKIDPNGNDGGTYWFEFEDVPLFWNYPLGVLYDSMLALNPPGRVSRDTENSINVWKIELAYGSNPPAGVIPLINGIDQIKSYWMHQWKQSCYILNGSAKQVMSLSMQDSQQFWGSILNRDRTNFGRISSKIIPKRPKFIPIILHQTLPDIKRIQLSATECKDDGSLQTVADLAKIQFPEFFQDNQVLMKAVSNGIEVPLHSNVFELYQRLMSFDGFLHVCICLVSNDEYGEA, encoded by the coding sequence ATGTGCGTTAACGCACTACCAAGGGAAAAGGCTGGGACAACAATGAATATGGATCAGATTAGGGAATTGGTATGGAGTGGTGCCATTAATGTGCAGATAAATGTCAAGCAATCGTTACTGTTAAATGAGGTGTCTCACAAAGAATCGCTGGTTAATGTTAGAATACCGAGAGATACATATCTAGTGCTATATCTACCGGCCATCGTGAGCCATCTACGAAACAGTTTGAAAATTGATCCCAATGGTAATGATGGCGGTACGTATTGGTTTGAATTTGAGGACGTGCCGCTGTTTTGGAACTATCCTTTGGGGGTTTTATACGATTCTATGTTAGCGTTGAATCCGCCTGGTAGAGTTAGTAGAGATACTGAGAATTCAATTAATGTCTGGAAAATTGAGTTGGCATATGGATCTAATCCACCAGCAGGTGTAATTCCACTAATAAATGGAATTGATCAGATAAAAAGCTATTGGATGCACCAGTGGAAACAAAGTTGTTATATATTAAATGGATCAGCTAAACAAGTTATGTCATTATCAATGCAAGACTCTCAGCAGTTTTGGGGGAGTATCTTGAACAGAGATAGAACTAATTTTGGCCGTATATCCTCTAAGATAATACCAAAGAGACCAAAATTTATACCAATAATACTGCATCAAACTCTACCCGATATAAAGAGAATTCAACTTTCAGCGACCGAATGCAAAGATGATGGATCCCTACAGACTGTGGCCGACTTAGCtaaaattcaatttcccGAATTCTTCCAGGACAACCAAGTTTTAATGAAGGCGGTTTCCAATGGTATTGAAGTGCCGCTACATTCTAACGTATTTGAATTGTACCAAAGATTAATGAGTTTCGATGGATTTCTGCACGTATGTATCTGTCTGGTGTCAAATGATGAATATGGGGAAGCCTAA
- a CDS encoding uncharacterized protein (conserved hypothetical protein) has product MQVIKPQKRVSSEWLWQFQDGDRFIDVFDSPSDTWLIFGVFYLDKFDNDPHSKLEKLLNQLNDEICIWNHKYPWSEFNGISLQLDKTAQGVPFILGQICVEDNVVEEEAIVVALLQKFTSKCGMPQVFVKVCDTDGDFLLAEASDTIPEDYEYPVSINRLWIHEGKFKLIPKEYYEHRGLNHEEALKFLRNNYYKLIVIDGIQRKISQGITNKYPEGFLDNLVKLPLVFEDSQALSITNANPRIISFALKNLITEEIEVNKEVSQVNDGQRKEFLVPRRFVDLLSLFLDSKGLKKSPDHIPLYCGRAVASVINSLLRSSIINVNSNAGSLPGNNTGYFDSHKFQMASLNEPFKMDYNNDNVENIVERLGEFFKQGNDRKTSSDHEQEVQQDSDDDDEKARQFFRDENVDIDEDDFFEFFLADALKMNKDNIEALRSQEEQNESSTSSENPGSLDGYEELLADGDGLEGLSPSALGDLLKALAIDGATEGPLQTILRNAAGHQNDEL; this is encoded by the coding sequence ATGCAAGTAATCAAGCCTCAAAAGCGAGTGAGTAGTGAATGGTTGTGGCAGTTTCAGGATGGTGACCGTTTTATTGATGTATTCGACAGTCCCAGCGATACATGGTTAATCTTTGGAGTATTTTATTTAGACAAATTTGATAACGACCCTCATTCAAAACTTGAGAAGCTTCTAAATCAATtaaatgatgaaatctgCATCTGGAATCATAAATACCCCTGGTCTGAATTTAACGGTATTAGTTTACAATTGGACAAAACCGCCCAAGGTGTACCTTTCATATTGGGACAGATATGTGTTGAAGATAACGTGGTAGAAGAGGAAGCGATAGTTGTGGCCTTGCTTCAAAAGTTTACATCAAAATGTGGGATGCCACAAGTTTTCGTCAAAGTTTGTGATACTGATGGTGATTTCCTTCTGGCAGAGGCTAGTGACACTATTCCCGAAGATTACGAATATCCAGTGTCCATAAATCGATTATGGATTCATGAAGgtaaattcaaattgattCCCAAGGAATATTACGAGCATCGTGGGCTGAACCATGAGGAAGCATTGAAGTTTTTAAGAAACAATTACTACAAATTGATAGTAATCGATGGAATTCAGCGTAAGATTTCCCAAGGAATTACTAATAAATACCCAGAAGGTTTTTTAGATAATCTGGTGAAATTACCACTGGTATTCGAAGACAGTCAGGCTCTAAGCATTACAAATGCCAACCCTCGAATAATAAGCTTTGCACTGAAAAATCTCATAACTgaggaaattgaagttAACAAAGAAGTAAGTCAAGTTAACGACGGTCAACGGAAAGAATTCTTAGTTCCAAGAAGGTTTGTTGATCTGCTTTCGCTGTTTCTTGATTCCAAAGGTTTAAAGAAGAGCCCCGATCATATACCTCTGTATTGTGGGAGAGCGGTAGCAAGTGTAATCAATTCTCTGTTGCGAAGTTCTATCATCAATGTAAATTCCAATGCTGGATCTTTGCCAGGTAATAATACTGGTTACTTCGACTCAcataaatttcaaatggcATCATTAAATGAACCCTTTAAAATGGATTATAATAACGATAATGTTGAAAACATTGTAGAAAGACTTGGCGAATTCTTCAAGCAAGGTAACGATAGGAAGACTTCAAGTGACCATGAGCAGGAAGTTCAGCAggattctgatgatgatgatgagaaggcaagacaatttttcagagATGAGAATGTAGacattgatgaagacgatttttttgaattttttctgGCTGATGCCctaaaaatgaataaagACAATATTGAAGCATTACGATCTCAGGAGGAACAAAATGAATCTAGTACATCTTCTGAAAATCCAGGCTCATTAGACGGATATGAAGAGCTACTTGCTGATGGCGACGGCCTTGAAGGTCTTTCGCCATCAGCGTTGGGTGACTTACTAAAGGCATTGGCGATTGATGGCGCTACGGAAGGACCTTTACAGACTATACTTAGAAACGCTGCTGGACATCAAAACGATGAATTATAA
- a CDS encoding non-specific serine/threonine protein kinase (similar to uniprot|Q12152 Saccharomyces cerevisiae YPL150W Hypothetical ORF), with protein MSPTKAEQNQIKSIIGNSYNRLYSQFTSDELSEVGNYKILKQIGEGSFGKVYLASHKPTHRKVVLKTSDKSDPNLVREVFYHRQFDFPYITKLYEVIVTETKVWMALEYCPGRELYEHLLMLHRIPLDECAKLFAQIVSAVHYAHSLNCVHRDLKLENILLDKNGNAKLTDFGFTRECVSKSSLETICGTTVYMAPELIQRQAYDGFKIDIWSLGVILYTMINGTMPFDEDDETKTKWKIVNDFPNFNDNFVSHEAKDLIKRLLAKCPSERPTMEQILSHPFLQPYGQIMLSRTEKIIKRQRLGMTQFRSRLERKLLKRLKQSGFDAQSIKASIQKKKCDSLSGLWLLLLEHERACERVDYPRRSRSVLSVKKVFDSQPSIQETPESRIPIRRQNSSSAADLKNVSSLRRMLSKNSDANDVLPSYVERRSQQQPQPLQQQTQNQSLVELKNKKSIDPSRSVISKQSSPPPQQQWLSTNDSTASVSSIKGSGSSGGHPSGSKKNNILSKVTKFFKSKKQQSNNNNNSSANNKCMNGNNGAGSHNGSQRNSNYRKSHSTSPTGSTNAIDHTGYQDKKRTNRSESLKSATKSSNQSTAKDQDTAASQLNDVSADDAVIESKVHSDQRLLKRLKSRTSSDISGQTSAGNYDVETVFNQNIQLSSHDGHKSPNFLRPRPVSGISEFSNDTFNSEYSTDGNASSLRVSDFPRPNFPHASTGEVSSDLKGRSIYKQTLDRRDLSIMSSASSASERSSRTDSFYDITTASPPTIMDIRKTKGTAVTDSVLPRFGAQHTWFPRRNRSGSRRGSIGRKNHNRGFTKASQPQSIIQEEGSLNSQEEKHTSNSIILSPHQSLVMEEDNDFLNQSDEHSVPKRVGSISRSLTHYHPFENSNSSLAGQISAGEARSCSPKFPIISSGMSAPSLVTEDDEALRIADQEDNYSD; from the coding sequence ATGTCGCCTACAAAGGCTGAACAAAACCAGATAAAATCTATCATTGGTAATTCCTACAATCGGCTATATAGCCAGTTTACCTCTGATGAGTTGTCAGAGGTTGGGAATTACAAGATACTTAAGCAAATAGGTGAGGGAAGCTTTGGTAAGGTATATTTGGCATCACATAAGCCTACTCATAGAAAAGTTGTGTTAAAGACGAGCGATAAGAGTGACCCTAATTTAGTAAGAGAAGTATTTTACCACAGACAATTCGATTTTCCCTATATTACAAAGTTATATGAAGTAATTGTTACAGAAACTAAAGTCTGGATGGCTCTGGAGTACTGTCCTGGTAGGGAATTGTACGAGCATTTACTGATGCTGCATAGAATCCCACTAGATGAATGTGCAAAGTTATTTGCGCAAATAGTGAGTGCTGTACACTATGCACACTCGTTGAACTGCGTTCACAGAGACTTAAAACTGGAAAATATCTTGTTAGACAAGAATGGGAACGCCAAGTTAACAGATTTTGGATTTACAAGGGAATGCGTGTCTAAATCCTCCTTAGAAACCATCTGTGGTACGACTGTTTATATGGCTCCTGAATTAATCCAGAGACAGGCATATGATGGGTTTAAAATCGATATTTGGTCCCTAGGAGTCATCCTTTATACTATGATTAACGGAACTATGCCCtttgacgaagatgatgaaactAAAACtaaatggaaaattgtcAACGATTTTCCAAACTTTAACGATAATTTTGTGAGCCATGAAGCTAAGGATTTAATTAAGAGGTTATTGGCCAAGTGCCCATCAGAAAGGCCTACAATGGAACAAATCCTATCACATCCTTTCCTACAACCTTATGGACAAATTATGTTAAGCAGaactgaaaaaatcattaaaCGACAGCGGTTAGGTATGACCCAATTCCGTTCGAGATTGGAAaggaaacttttgaaaagattgaaacAATCGGGGTTTGATGCCCAATCGATCAAAGCGtcaattcaaaagaaaaaatgtGATTCTTTATCGGGACTTTGGTTATTACTATTAGAACACGAAAGAGCTTGTGAAAGAGTAGATTATCCAAGGAGAAGTAGATCAGTTCTATCAGTGAAAAAAGTTTTTGATTCACAACCATCAATTCAGGAAACACCTGAATCACGAATACCTATAAGGAGGCAAAATTCTAGTTCGGCGGCTGACCTTAAAAATGTTTCGTCTTTGAGAAGAATGCTCAGTAAAAATAGTGATGCAAATGATGTACTGCCGTCATATGTAGAGAGGCGATCCCAGCAACAACCGCAGCcattacaacaacaaacaCAGAACCAATCACTGGTAGAGCtcaagaataaaaaatcGATAGACCCATCTCGTTCGGTTATATCGAAACAgtcttcaccaccaccacaacaacaatggTTATCAACAAATGATAGTACTGCCTCTGTATCATCCATCAAGGGCTCCGGTAGTAGTGGTGGTCATCCATCTGGAAGTAAGAAAAATAACATTCTCAGTAAGGTtacaaaattcttcaaatccaaaaagCAACAGTctaataacaataataacagtagTGCCAATAACAAGTGTATGAACGGTAATAATGGAGCGGGAAGTCATAATGGATCTCAACGAAATAGCAATTATCGTAAAAGCCATAGTACGTCTCCTACTGGTTCTACAAATGCTATCGATCACACTGGTTATCAAGACAAAAAGAGAACCAATCGTTCAGAATCACTCAAGTCTGCCACGAAGAGTTCAAATCAATCTACCGCCAAGGATCAGGATACTGCGGCTTCACAATTAAATGATGTTTCAGCAGATGACGCTGTTATCGAATCGAAAGTTCATTCCGATCAAAGActgttgaaaagattaaaatcACGGACTTCTAGTGACATTTCTGGTCAAACATCGGCAGGTAATTATGACGTGGAAACAGTGTTCAATCAAAACATCCAGTTGTCATCGCATGATGGGCATAAATCACCCAATTTCTTACGCCCAAGACCGGTATCAGGTATATCGGAATTCTCTAACGATACATTTAACTCTGAGTATTCGACAGATGGGAATGCTTCATCACTACGAGTTTCGGATTTCCCCAGGCCAAATTTCCCACATGCGAGTACCGGAGAAGTAAGTTCAGATCTTAAGGGTCGTAGCATTTACAAACAGACTCTTGATAGAAGAGATTTGAGCATTATGTCAAGCGCTTCAAGCGCAAGTGAAAGAAGTTCTAGAACAGACTCATTTTACGACATTACGACAGCTTCTCCACCCACAATAATGGATATACGGAAGACAAAGGGAACAGCGGTTACTGACTCAGTGCTCCCTAGGTTTGGTGCCCAACATACCTGGTTTCCCAGACGAAACCGCAGTGGCTCACGACGTGGATCTATTGGGAGGAAAAACCATAACCGAGGGTTTACTAAGGCCTCTCAACCCCAGTCTATTATTCAGGAAGAAGGTTCATTAAATTCTCAAGAGGAAAAGCACACTTCCAATAGTATCATTTTATCGCCACATCAGAGTTTAGTCATGGAAGAAGACAATGATTTTCTCAACCAGAGTGATGAGCATTCTGTTCCCAAAAGAGTTGGTTCCATATCAAGATCATTAACGCATTATCATCCGTTTGAAAATTCCAACTCTTCATTAGCGGGTCAAATAAGTGCCGGTGAAGCTCGTAGCTGTTCCCCAAAATTCCCTATTATTTCCTCTGGGATGAGTGCCCCATCTTTAGTTACAGAAGACGACGAAGCACTACGAATCGCAGACCAGGAGGATAACTATTCTGACTGA
- the MET7 gene encoding tetrahydrofolate synthase (similar to uniprot|Q08645 Saccharomyces cerevisiae YOR241W MET7 Folylpolyglutamate synthetase catalyzes extension of the glutamate chains of the folate coenzymes required for methionine synthesis and for maintenance of mitochondrial DNA present in both the cytoplasm and mitochondria), protein MKLSMPLKMAVRGYQEAVTALNSLQSNYANIMAIRESGDRKNQMNIWEMQEWSRRIGYNVSEFDKLNVVHITGTKGKGSTAAFVASILGKYKVPKVGLYTSPHLKSVTERIRINGNPISEDKFAKYFFEVWDKLENTESELSKFPHMIPGSKPGYFKYLTLLSFHVFMREGCDCCVYEVGVGGEFDSTNIVERPLACGVTQLGIDHTFMLGNTIEEIAWNKGGIFKKQAPAFTVKEQPPKGLKMLEQRANERGTQLEEVPIYQGLRGRKLGIAGDFQIANASLAVALSSQALASMYFLPSPIPNTEDASIPARFLEGLELTRWDGRCQTLVKGSATWFIDGAHTKESIEAASGWFTQQVVRSKNKKILLFNQQSRDANSLLSNLYSKTHPDVQFDQVIFTTNVTWTSGSYSSDLVSMNTSKEQVDNLEVQKSLAEKWTALDGQRSKIHVTSSIEAAYTLIRQLEEPVDVFVTGSLHLVGGLLVVFDNL, encoded by the coding sequence ATGAAATTATCCATGCCGCTCAAGATGGCAGTTAGAGGTTATCAGGAGGCTGTCACTGCGTTAAACTCCCTGCAATCAAACTATGCCAATATAATGGCGATTCGGGAATCTGGAGACCGTAAAAACCAGATGAATATTTGGGAGATGCAAGAATGGTCGAGGAGGATCGGTTACAATGTTTCAGAATTTGACAAGTTAAATGTCGTACATATTACCGGTACAAAGGGTAAAGGATCCACAGCTGCATTTGTAGCGTCTATCCTTGGTAAGTACAAGGTACCTAAAGTTGGACTATACACTTCACCACATTTGAAATCTGTTACTGAAAGGATAAGAATCAACGGAAACCCTATTTCAGAGGATaaatttgccaaatatttctttgaagTTTGGgacaaattggaaaacacAGAATCGGAATTGAGTAAATTCCCACATATGATTCCAGGGAGTAAACCAGggtatttcaaatatttgaccCTGTTGTCGTTCCATGTTTTCATGCGGGAAGGCTGTGATTGTTGTGTTTATGAAGTTGGTGTTGGGGGTGAATTCGATAGTACAAATATCGTGGAAAGACCATTAGCTTGTGGTGTTACACAATTGGGTATTGATCACACATTTATGCTGGGTAATACTATTGAGGAAATTGCTTGGAATAAAGGTGGGATCTTCAAGAAACAAGCGCCAGCTTTCACTGTTAAGGAGCAACCTCCAAAAGGTTTGAAGATGTTAGAACAAAGGGCTAATGAACGCGGTACTcaattagaagaagttCCTATTTACCAAGGTTTAAGAGGTAGAAAATTAGGGATCGCTGGTGATTTCCAAATCGCTAATGCTTCGTTAGCAGTAGCACTATCATCACAGGCATTAGCTTCTATGTATTTCTTACCATCTCCGATCCCTAACACTGAAGATGCCAGTATCCCAGCAAGATTTTTAGAAGGCTTGGAACTTACACGTTGGGATGGTCGTTGCCAAACCTTGGTCAAAGGTTCAGCTACTTGGTTTATAGATGGCGCTCATACAAAAGAGAGTATAGAAGCTGCTTCTGGTTGGTTTACTCAACAGGTTGTCCGTTcaaaaaataagaaaataTTACTGTTTAATCAACAGAGTCGTGATGCCAATAGTCTGTTGAGTAATCTGTATTCCAAGACACATCCGGATGTTCAATTCGATCAGGTTATTTTCACCACTAATGTCACTTGGACCTCTGGTTCTTACAGCTCTGACCTTGTATCCATGAATACTTCAAAAGAGCAAGTTGATAATCTAGAAGTTCAAAAGTCATTGGCGGAAAAATGGACTGCATTAGATGGTCAAAGAAGTAAAATCCATGTCACTTCTAGCATTGAGGCCGCTTACACATTAATTAGACAATTAGAAGAACCCGTAGATGTTTTCGTTACAGGATCTTTACATCTTGTAGGGGGGTTACTTGTGGTCTTCGATAACTTATAA
- the SSP2 gene encoding Ssp2p (similar to uniprot|Q96US5 Saccharomyces cerevisiae YOR242C SSP2 Sporulation SPecific involved in sporulation) yields the protein MTASRNNSIPAYVYLDGKRNVENLQLNQGRSRVSSISSFFSSSTMEDNGNHELFGFRRFARNHLLGSEKSTRFKTARQSNLPNEQSSDNCYAQMNAVPHQLQFKSTTNKNKLGMNMDQEPSTKTHRLNVNGEMVDYELDVFGVPQRIPDLFQEDNAYAAVDGENIYVTSSSEDELLENNVRPKAIVLGNIPKRTGIASILAQIHAGPLENIIVHTDDEQALKKIELDFLTHEAAYSFMKYGRTNMFKINGQHLTPEWGKSSEHKTKKGNEWDDQQSSSDDQDFCRSLIMKKYINCTKRTKYSEAYKESPLEPLNLSEIKQDFGTFGEILEITPVVSRKLCISINFFNMESAMKAMKEYENPNSDLHKAYFNNWAIWYGKDITDRPCIAL from the coding sequence ATGACTGCTTCTAGGAACAACAGTATTCCCGCCTACGTATATTTGGATGGAAAGAGaaatgtggaaaatttgCAATTGAACCAAGGAAGATCCAGAGTGTCATCgatatcatcatttttttcatctaGTACGATGGAGGATAATGGTAATCATGAACTCTTTGGATTTAGAAGGTTTGCTAGAAATCATTTGTTGGGTTCAGAAAAGAGCACTAGATTTAAAACCGCCAGACAATCGAATCTACCTAATGAACAGTCCAGCGATAATTGCTACGCTCAAATGAACGCTGTACCTCACCAATTGCAATTTAAAAGTACtacaaataaaaataagCTTGGAATGAACATGGATCAAGAACCCAGCACCAAGACCCATAGACTTAACGTAAATGGAGAGATGGTAGACTATGAATTGGATGTATTTGGTGTTCCCCAAAGGATTCCAGATTTGTTTCAGGAAGATAATGCATACGCTGCAGTAGATGGTGAGAATATCTACGTCACGAGCTcaagtgaagatgaactATTGGAGAATAACGTTCGTCCTAAGGCAATTGTATTGGGTAATATACCTAAGAGAACAGGAATTGCAAGCATACTGGCCCAGATACATGCTGGACCACTTGAAAACATAATAGTTCACACCGATGATGAACAAGCcttgaaaaaaatcgaaTTGGATTTTCTCACCCATGAAGCCGCCTATTCCTTTATGAAATATGGTAGAACCAACATGTTTAAAATAAATGGTCAGCATTTGACACCAGAATGGGGAAAAAGCTCTGAACATAAAACCAAGAAAGGCAATGAATGGGATGATCAACAATCTTCAAGCGATGATCAGGATTTTTGTCGGAGCCTCATTATGAAGAAGTATATCAATTGTACCAAAAGAACCAAATACAGTGAAGCTTACAAAGAATCCCCATTAGAACCATTGAACCTTTCAGAAATTAAACAGGATTTTGGAACATTTGgagaaattttggaaataaCACCGGTGGTTTCAAGGAAGTTGTGTATTTCgattaatttctttaacatGGAAAGTGCCATGAAGGCTATGAAAGAATACgaaaatccaaattcgGATCTGCACAAGGCTtatttcaacaattggGCCATATGGTACGGAAAGGATATTACAGATCGTCCTTGCATCGCACTGTGA
- the PUS7 gene encoding pseudouridine synthase PUS7 (highly similar to uniprot|Q08647 Saccharomyces cerevisiae YOR243C PUS7 pseudouridylates U2 snRNA at position 35), whose translation MSETTNAPKRLPEESAEIGNDVKKPQTESVAGASASGNGVSESDVGITHFLTPENPGFKGQIKQRYSDFMVNEIDLEGNVVYLKDRGFKRPQKPQPSAEELKTQQEEESKRRQEFELDGELKQKLVEALGESDVEKIMDVFKHAQKMETERSFEDKFDRTKVHQLLREAFNNELESVTTEDNTFKIARSNRKTRVDKKTFIEQTKDANGVENWGYGPAKDFIHLTLYKENKDTMDAINIIAKYLRLPARAMRSSGTKDRRAVTCQRLSVSRIGLDRLNALNRTLKGMVLGGYKFEDRSLSLGDLKGNEFVVVIRDAKLHEGADKSLDQVLKDGCQSLAERGFVNYFGMQRFGTFSISTHVVGKELLLNNWQGAAELILSDQDSVLPTSKEARKIWSESKDANSAMKKMPRQCVAENAILSYLSTQKKEEDGQYSANAYYTAIMKIPRNLRTMYVHAYQSFVWNTIASKRIEMYGLNVMEGDLVISENDESKAADSLEEDEFDEDVRTAQFVRARPITKDEIESQKFKIEDVVLPTPGFDIVYPPNQKLSDLYVEIMKKDAMDPFDMRRKVRDFSLAGSYRNVIQKPAALDYRIIHYSSPTQQLINTDLEILHNQRAKDNCQKYMKEKLDRFTPDKGGEHTAVVLKFQLGVSAYATMVLRELMKVESSRRGDMCDVKV comes from the coding sequence ATGTCCGAGACCACCAATGCCCCCAAGAGGCTTCCAGAGGAGTCTGCAGAAATCGGAAACGATGTGAAAAAACCCCAGACTGAATCGGTTGCAGGTGCAAGTGCATCTGGTAACGGTGTCTCTGAAAGCGATGTTGGTATAACTCACTTCTTGACTCCTGAAAATCCAGGATTTAAAGGGCAAATCAAGCAGAGGTATAGTGATTTTATGGTCAATGAGATTGACCTGGAAGGCAACGTTGtctatttgaaagataGAGGATTTAAGAGACCCCAGAAACCGCAACCAAGtgcagaagaattgaaaactCAGCAAGAAGAGGAGTCTAAAAGGAgacaagaatttgaattggATGGTGAATTGAAACAGAAGTTAGTAGAAGCATTGGGAGAATCAGATGTAGAAAAAATCATGGATGTGTTCAAGCATGCTCAAAAGATGGAAACTGAAAGatcatttgaagataaatTCGACAGAACTAAGGTCCATCAGCTGCTAAGAGAGGCATTTaataatgaattggaatccGTGACCACGGAAGATAACACTTTCAAGATTGCCAGAAGTAATAGAAAGACAAGAGTTGACAAAAAGACTTTTATTGAGCAAACAAAGGATGCCAATGGTGTGGAGAATTGGGGATATGGTCCTGCTAAAGATTTTATCCACCTCACtctttacaaagaaaataagGACACAATGGATGCCATTAATATTATTGCCAAGTACTTAAGATTACCTGCTCGTGCTATGAGATCTTCCGGGACTAAAGATCGTAGAGCTGTTACTTGTCAAAGACTCTCTGTATCTCGTATTGGCTTAGACAGATTAAATGCACTCAATAGAACTTTGAAGGGTATGGTTTTAGGTGGATATAAGTTTGAAGATCGTAGTTTAAGTCTTGGTGATTTGAAAGGTAATGAATTTGTCGTTGTTATTAGAGATGCTAAATTGCACGAAGGTGCTGACAAGTCATTAGACCAAGTTTTAAAAGATGGTTGCCAATCATTAGCGGAGAGAGGGTTCGTAAACTATTTTGGTATGCAAAGATTTGGAACCTTTAGTATTTCCACCCACGTCgttggtaaagaattgttatTAAACAACTGGCAAGGTGCTGCAGAGTTGATTCTTTCCGATCAAGACAGTGTTTTGCCAACTTCAAAGGAGGCTAGAAAAATCTGGTCAGAGTCTAAGGATGCAAACTCTGCCATGAAGAAGATGCCTCGTCAGTGTGTTGCCGAGAATGCCATTCTAAGCTACCTGTCCACAcagaaaaaggaagaagatggcCAGTACTCTGCTAATGCTTATTACACAGCAATCAtgaaaattccaagaaatctGAGAACGATGTATGTACACGCTTATCAAAGTTTTGTTTGGAATACAATTGCCAgtaaaagaattgaaatgtATGGTTTGAACGTGATGGAAGGTGACCTTGTCATTagtgaaaatgatgaaagcAAGGCTGCAGATTCTTTGGAGGAGGATGAGTTTGACGAAGACGTTCGTACAGCCCAGTTTGTGCGCGCAAGACCTATCACcaaggatgaaattgaatctcaaaaattcaagatcGAAGATGTTGTCTTACCTACACCTGGGTTTGATATTGTGTACCCACCAAATCAGAAATTATCTGATCTTTACGTTGAAATTATGAAAAAGGATGCAATGGATCCATTTGACATGAGACGTAAAGTTCGTGATTTCTCACTAGCGGGATCTTATAGAAATGTCATACAAAAACCAGCTGCCTTGGATTACAGAATTATACATTACTCAAGTCCAACTCAACAGCTAATCAACACCGATCTAGAAATTCTGCATAACCAAAGAGCAAAGGACAACTGCCAAAAATACATGAAGGAGAAATTAGATAGATTTACACCTGATAAAGGTGGTGAGCATACCGCTGTCGTTCTCAAATTCCAATTAGGCGTTTCTGCATACGCAACTATGGTTTTGCGtgaattgatgaaagtCGAATCTTCCCGTCGTGGTGACATGTGCGATGTAAAAGTTTAA